In a genomic window of Roseiflexus castenholzii DSM 13941:
- the radC gene encoding RadC family protein, translating to MTDYHIRIRELPATDKPRERLRASGAAALADAELLAILLRVGVEGVNAIQLAQQLLVEFGGWSGLQRAGFEELAQRRGMGEAKTAQLKAALEIGRRLLLASGEERFQIRSPTDAAQLMQIEMSHLDQEQLRAICLDTKNRVQKIQTVYVGSLNASMVRIGEVFKEAIRLNSASIIVVHNHPSGDPTPSPEDIVVTRQMIEAGRLLDIDVLDHLVIGNGRFVSMRERGLAFIKP from the coding sequence ATGACCGACTATCACATTCGTATCCGGGAACTTCCCGCAACCGACAAGCCACGCGAACGATTGCGCGCCAGCGGCGCCGCCGCTCTTGCCGATGCCGAACTGCTCGCCATCCTGTTACGGGTCGGGGTTGAAGGAGTGAACGCTATCCAGCTGGCACAGCAGTTGCTCGTCGAATTCGGTGGATGGAGCGGGTTGCAGCGCGCTGGCTTCGAGGAACTGGCGCAGCGCCGCGGTATGGGTGAGGCAAAGACTGCACAACTCAAGGCGGCGCTGGAAATCGGGCGGCGCCTGTTGCTGGCGAGTGGCGAGGAACGGTTTCAGATCCGCTCGCCAACCGACGCGGCGCAACTCATGCAGATCGAAATGAGCCATCTCGACCAGGAACAATTGCGCGCGATCTGCCTCGATACGAAGAATCGCGTCCAGAAAATCCAGACAGTGTATGTCGGCAGTCTGAACGCATCGATGGTCCGCATCGGCGAGGTGTTCAAGGAAGCCATTCGTCTCAATTCGGCATCGATCATTGTGGTACACAATCACCCCAGCGGCGACCCGACCCCTTCGCCGGAGGATATTGTCGTCACCCGGCAGATGATTGAAGCCGGACGGTTGCTCGATATCGACGTTCTCGATCATCTGGTGATCGGCAACGGGCGTTTTGTCAGCATGCGCGAACGCGGGCTGGCGTTCATCAAGCCTTGA
- a CDS encoding peptidoglycan DD-metalloendopeptidase family protein — protein MPYRRLLNILMTLALVACAAPSPPPAPTPQAETSLTRVPDGATTPQPLLPTQTMAPTVTPAPPTPVPEPALANFFDDRRLTYEPDFYAIQIQAFLDGQAGPLKGIIVPVGDRQHTFAEALTGQAVYYSVNPKIILALIEVQSNLISDPQPTADQFAWAVGFRGEDGRRRGLQAQVRWAVKELLYARRDYPQRVALTFADGSAAPLPEGMSLAEYALARVLAPTTVPQRLPTLMERFRATYTRLFDDPRIPPSDWFPPSQPFLTRPIGSVVPVTSFFDHGGPFLMRNSRNGVVTYWGRIETDPIFAYNGHDGWDYAAAPPERALAAADGVVVFAGNADDGCATRAVAIDHENGYRTLYWHLHRVDVAIGERVTRGQPIGIIGNTGCSTGPHLHFGVQYLGRNTDPYGWCGSEDDPWHVHPAGVVSVWLWMDRPSPCASPPPGGVAADADRPGFFTDGDGWKRTPTGHNGESLFTASVRGAGGRPWKVRALTLPSLAVWRVELPAAGRYRVIAFIPYAVSRLGDATGMRYLVQHTDGMAEVVVDAATYANDWVDLGTYQFEETGAEVVLTSAAEEGMLTIWADVVMWLPVMPDEPEPQR, from the coding sequence GTGCCTTACCGCCGATTGCTGAATATTCTAATGACGCTGGCGCTGGTTGCCTGTGCTGCGCCATCTCCGCCGCCTGCGCCAACGCCACAGGCGGAAACGTCGCTGACCCGTGTGCCTGATGGCGCCACGACGCCTCAGCCGCTGCTCCCGACCCAAACGATGGCGCCAACGGTGACGCCTGCCCCACCGACACCTGTTCCTGAGCCTGCACTGGCGAATTTCTTCGATGACCGGCGGCTGACCTACGAGCCGGATTTCTACGCGATCCAGATTCAGGCGTTCCTCGATGGTCAGGCTGGTCCGCTCAAAGGGATTATCGTGCCGGTTGGCGACCGCCAACACACTTTTGCTGAGGCGCTGACCGGTCAGGCAGTCTACTACAGCGTCAACCCCAAGATCATTCTGGCGCTGATCGAAGTGCAGAGCAACCTGATCAGCGATCCGCAGCCAACTGCCGATCAGTTCGCCTGGGCGGTCGGTTTTCGTGGCGAGGACGGGCGGCGTCGCGGCTTGCAGGCGCAGGTGCGCTGGGCGGTCAAGGAGTTGCTCTATGCGCGGCGGGATTATCCGCAGCGCGTTGCGCTGACCTTTGCCGACGGCAGCGCAGCGCCGCTGCCAGAAGGCATGTCGCTTGCTGAGTATGCCCTGGCGCGGGTGCTCGCGCCAACGACGGTCCCGCAACGTCTTCCAACGTTGATGGAGCGCTTTCGCGCTACATACACGCGCCTGTTCGACGACCCGCGCATCCCGCCGTCCGACTGGTTCCCGCCATCTCAGCCGTTTCTAACCCGCCCCATCGGTAGTGTCGTTCCGGTGACATCGTTCTTCGACCATGGTGGTCCTTTTCTGATGCGTAACAGCCGGAACGGGGTCGTCACGTACTGGGGGCGAATCGAAACCGATCCGATCTTTGCCTACAATGGTCACGACGGTTGGGACTATGCCGCAGCGCCGCCCGAACGGGCGCTAGCGGCAGCCGATGGGGTCGTTGTATTTGCCGGCAATGCCGATGATGGCTGCGCCACCCGCGCAGTCGCCATCGACCACGAGAATGGCTACCGCACCCTCTACTGGCACCTGCACCGCGTGGATGTCGCCATTGGCGAACGGGTGACGCGCGGCCAACCAATCGGCATAATCGGCAATACCGGGTGCTCAACAGGTCCTCATTTGCATTTTGGCGTCCAGTACCTGGGGCGTAACACCGATCCGTATGGGTGGTGCGGCAGCGAGGATGATCCCTGGCATGTCCATCCGGCTGGCGTTGTGAGCGTCTGGCTCTGGATGGATCGTCCCTCGCCGTGTGCGTCGCCGCCGCCGGGAGGGGTCGCAGCCGACGCCGATCGTCCCGGGTTCTTTACCGATGGTGACGGGTGGAAACGCACTCCTACCGGGCACAACGGCGAGTCGCTGTTTACTGCATCGGTGCGTGGCGCCGGTGGGCGCCCCTGGAAGGTGCGCGCGCTCACCCTCCCGTCGCTGGCGGTCTGGCGAGTAGAATTGCCTGCGGCAGGACGGTACCGCGTGATCGCCTTCATCCCCTATGCCGTCAGTCGATTGGGCGATGCCACCGGCATGCGCTACCTGGTGCAGCACACCGACGGTATGGCAGAGGTCGTCGTCGATGCGGCAACCTACGCGAACGACTGGGTGGACCTTGGAACGTATCAGTTCGAGGAAACCGGCGCTGAAGTGGTGCTGACCAGTGCTGCTGAGGAGGGGATGCTCACTATCTGGGCGGATGTCGTCATGTGGCTTCCGGTTATGCCAGACGAACCCGAACCTCAACGCTGA
- a CDS encoding nitroreductase family protein has translation MKRLRHDVRVILQRLRWRYQERAYHYALLEAGHLAQNLCLAAPLLGMGGVPLAPSWTTRSMPCSAWMVNTRRRSLCCRWGNHDRV, from the coding sequence ATGAAACGCTTGCGCCATGATGTTAGGGTCATCCTGCAACGCCTGCGCTGGCGCTATCAGGAACGCGCTTATCACTATGCGCTGCTCGAAGCCGGACACCTGGCACAGAACCTCTGTCTTGCGGCGCCATTGCTCGGTATGGGGGGTGTGCCGTTGGCCCCTTCCTGGACGACGAGGTCAATGCCATGCTCGGCGTGGATGGTGAACACGAGGCGGCGGTCTCTATGTTGTCGGTGGGGAAACCATGATCGGGTATAA
- the cutA gene encoding divalent-cation tolerance protein CutA, with product MNLIAVITTVGSIEEARTMATALVERRLAACAQISQIESVYRWKGEIQRDPEFRVLFKTTAARYHEVEEAIRLLHSYELPAIHAFAIEHVYAPYGAWVEENTSRTAG from the coding sequence ATGAATCTGATTGCCGTGATAACCACTGTGGGAAGTATCGAGGAAGCGCGCACGATGGCAACGGCGCTGGTCGAGCGACGGTTGGCCGCCTGTGCGCAGATTTCGCAGATCGAGAGTGTCTACCGCTGGAAGGGAGAAATTCAGCGCGATCCCGAGTTTCGTGTGCTGTTCAAGACAACGGCTGCGCGCTACCATGAAGTGGAAGAGGCGATCCGTTTGCTGCACTCGTATGAGTTGCCGGCGATCCATGCTTTTGCCATCGAGCATGTGTATGCGCCGTATGGCGCCTGGGTCGAGGAGAATACGAGTCGCACAGCGGGCTAA
- a CDS encoding aldehyde dehydrogenase family protein, whose protein sequence is MHKDIKIYRNYIGGAWMESPARRHAPNINPADASDLIGEAPLSLNDEAMAAIEVAVHALRSWRRTPAPERGALALRAAHLLAERADNVARAVVREQGKTLAEARAEVQRAIAYAEFCGAAAFATEGVTVPLRAPALGYTRRRPLGVVALLTPEWSPLALPFERLVQALVCGNTVVLKPALATPETAEWLVRCFADAGAPSGVVNLVHGATDETGAALIDHPMVRAVWIGGSHADVVGARRQAETRTLRFMSEQMDVNPVIVLEDADLDLALAGVLTGAFGNAGQSYTATKRVILVHPVADAFLEELVARVCALNLGNGLDEAVGIGPCTDEAQIEQALDLVHQAEAEGAEVLCGGARAEDEALAHGYFLRPTIVDRVRPEMRIAREPALGPVLAVTRVESFAEALAHTIRSHAVRAAGIYTRDGARMLRFVEEMNAQSIHINAPTTGDEPQMPVNHDSLIDFFSDTSAVYVQYGAGNGGVV, encoded by the coding sequence ATGCACAAAGACATCAAAATCTACCGCAACTATATCGGCGGCGCCTGGATGGAATCGCCGGCACGCCGGCATGCACCCAACATCAACCCCGCCGACGCCAGCGATTTAATCGGCGAAGCGCCGCTTTCCCTCAATGACGAGGCGATGGCCGCCATCGAAGTGGCGGTGCATGCCTTGCGGTCCTGGCGCCGGACGCCGGCGCCCGAACGTGGGGCGCTGGCGCTGCGCGCAGCGCACTTGCTGGCGGAACGCGCGGACAATGTCGCGCGCGCGGTGGTGCGCGAGCAGGGCAAAACCCTTGCCGAGGCGCGTGCCGAGGTACAGCGCGCCATCGCATACGCGGAGTTCTGCGGCGCTGCGGCGTTCGCCACTGAAGGCGTCACCGTGCCGCTGCGCGCCCCGGCGCTTGGCTACACGCGCCGCCGTCCACTCGGCGTCGTAGCGTTGCTGACGCCGGAATGGTCGCCGCTGGCGCTGCCATTTGAGCGCCTGGTGCAGGCGTTGGTGTGTGGCAATACCGTCGTGCTGAAACCGGCGCTGGCAACGCCGGAAACTGCGGAATGGCTGGTGCGCTGCTTTGCCGACGCCGGCGCGCCATCCGGCGTCGTCAATCTGGTGCACGGCGCCACCGATGAGACAGGCGCTGCTCTGATCGATCATCCGATGGTTCGCGCGGTCTGGATCGGCGGGTCACATGCCGATGTCGTCGGCGCGCGGCGGCAGGCGGAGACGCGCACGCTGCGCTTCATGAGTGAGCAGATGGATGTCAACCCGGTGATCGTGCTCGAAGATGCCGATCTGGACCTGGCGCTGGCGGGAGTGCTCACCGGCGCGTTCGGCAATGCCGGTCAATCGTACACGGCGACCAAACGGGTGATTCTTGTGCATCCGGTGGCGGATGCGTTCCTCGAAGAACTGGTCGCCCGCGTTTGCGCACTAAACCTGGGCAATGGTCTCGATGAAGCGGTTGGGATAGGACCATGCACCGACGAAGCGCAGATCGAGCAGGCGCTCGATCTGGTGCACCAGGCGGAGGCAGAGGGCGCCGAAGTGCTCTGCGGCGGCGCGCGCGCGGAAGACGAGGCGCTGGCGCATGGCTACTTCCTGCGCCCAACAATCGTGGATCGGGTGCGCCCAGAGATGCGGATCGCCCGTGAACCAGCCCTGGGACCGGTGCTGGCAGTGACGCGCGTCGAAAGTTTTGCCGAAGCGCTGGCACACACGATCCGATCCCATGCGGTGCGCGCCGCCGGAATCTACACCCGCGACGGCGCGCGTATGCTGCGCTTCGTCGAGGAAATGAACGCCCAATCGATCCACATTAATGCGCCAACTACCGGCGATGAGCCGCAGATGCCGGTCAATCACGACTCCCTGATCGACTTCTTCAGCGACACGAGCGCCGTTTATGTGCAGTACGGCGCCGGGAATGGAGGCGTTGTGTGA
- a CDS encoding SirB1 family protein, translating into MITPARGMVSPARRCFRAIARLPDDRINLAEATLCIAWEDQGDGNPPASLRIIDAMAEAARERVAGRRDSRAIVAALNNYLFEELGFRGNHWNYSDPANSFLDQVIARRVGLPILLSVLYLEIGWRLRLPVVGLALPGHFLVRYIDAREGDLYIDPFNRSRLWSYAECERQIVSFAGVVDPALVRQIMAPPSPRSILIRILRNLKSAYIQREQFERALAAVERILILAFDAGELRDRGLLRARLGQWSGALSDLERYAHLAPQASDLEAIRQRAQALADALAQYN; encoded by the coding sequence GTGATCACTCCTGCGCGCGGTATGGTTTCGCCTGCACGCCGTTGTTTTCGCGCCATCGCCCGGTTGCCGGATGACCGGATCAACCTGGCGGAGGCGACGCTCTGTATTGCCTGGGAAGATCAGGGCGATGGCAATCCGCCGGCGTCGTTGCGGATTATTGATGCAATGGCGGAGGCGGCGCGGGAGCGCGTCGCCGGCAGGCGGGATTCGCGCGCCATTGTCGCCGCATTGAACAATTACCTGTTCGAGGAACTTGGATTTCGTGGCAACCACTGGAATTACAGTGATCCGGCGAACAGTTTCCTCGATCAGGTCATTGCCCGGCGCGTCGGTTTGCCTATTCTGCTCTCGGTACTCTATCTGGAAATCGGATGGCGGCTGCGGCTGCCGGTGGTTGGGTTAGCGTTGCCGGGGCATTTTCTGGTGCGCTATATCGACGCCCGTGAGGGTGATCTGTACATTGATCCCTTCAACCGCAGCAGGTTGTGGTCATATGCGGAATGCGAACGGCAGATCGTGTCGTTTGCCGGCGTTGTCGATCCTGCGCTGGTCCGGCAGATTATGGCGCCGCCGTCGCCACGGTCAATCCTGATACGCATTCTGCGCAATCTGAAGAGCGCCTATATTCAGCGCGAACAGTTCGAGCGCGCGCTGGCGGCAGTCGAGCGAATCTTGATCCTGGCGTTCGATGCGGGCGAGTTGCGGGATCGCGGATTGTTGCGCGCCCGCCTTGGCCAGTGGTCGGGGGCGCTGTCCGACCTCGAACGCTATGCGCACCTGGCGCCGCAGGCAAGCGATCTGGAGGCGATCCGGCAGCGAGCGCAGGCGCTGGCGGATGCGCTGGCGCAGTACAACTGA